The following are from one region of the Chloroflexota bacterium genome:
- a CDS encoding choice-of-anchor D domain-containing protein yields the protein MLKNLTRGEKTALTILLALLGITACVAIGLIVYQLSNYATPKVSPANTPTPVSTIDPLSSGGSLAAPGAPDLAVESDSGISNADNITNITTPRFTGTCTDGEKISITSSINGLLAPADVVCAGGHYDITLTSALGDGAHNITATASDASGNSSPASLGLNLTMDTTPPTAPGTPDLAPGSDTGASNADNITSDINPQFTGICTQDDQITIHSSVDGDQLPPITCAVNGYDINLTSNLSEVTHTISAKAMDAAGNSSMSAGLIMTVETAAPSAPGTPDLAAGSDTGISNTDNITNDTTPQFAGLCTSGDVIVIHSSLNGDLSPTRGCADGRYDITVTSALSEGVHSISARAVNAAGNSFNSLGLTLTVDTSLPPTPGTPDLAAGSDSGISNTDNVTNDATPQFVGTCSTGDRIVLNSSVGGVLLPSNYTCANNAYDIVVSSLLSEVVHNITAAAIDTAGNSSPGSGVLSVTVDTIAPAAPGTPDLAAGSDTGASNSDNITSDTTPQFTGTCTSGDYLTLSSSTDGQLNPTDVLCSGGGYDMTVTSTLTLNTHNISAKARDLAGNLSTASAALGITVQAATPTAPGTPDMHPESDTGASNSDNITNDTTPRFTGACVTGDKINLSSNLTGALVPANTLCASGNYDITITTILSQDPHSITAKATNPEGFTSSASGGLSITIDLIAPAAPGTPDLASGSDTGASNSDNITSDTTPQFTGSCESGATVTLSSSVNGILAPTGTCSSGAFDITLTSVLSEGAHNITAAQVDVAGNGSGSSPALGVNIVIPVLLVSVSGNTGVDAITTTGGTPSEGQLNCPATRCDTGFALDDTVTLNVTVDAASGFVGWGGDCAAFGSNLSGILTMSSDKTCSATFAPTPKPEMDVEGNVVSIADGDVSPDAADHTDFGNISVGGHLDRTFTIQNEGTDTLTLSDFPAVVTLSGSGDFSVQTQPGSATIAAGGGDLTFVVRCAPSGAGALSATVSIANNDANENPYDFQLACAGTTAAEIDVQRPVVSSIADNSTDDIGNQAVGTVSVRYILDNSAGSAQLSVSAVAADNLSNASSFTLISSLPIDVPAGGSDVLDFTFNVDALGAFSFDIDITNTDSDENPYDIQIVGVGALAPEMDILGNDTTIISGDTTPEAGDHTDFGNADTNGATISRTFTIENTGTADLTLSNSPAVTIGGTHAAEFTLTVDATTPITAGNETTFTITFNPGDSGLREATISIANNDGDENPYTFSIQGAGTGAAAEMDVLGNGVSIASGDTSPDADDHTDFGDISVASGSQVYTFTIQNTGSVDLNLSGTPIVVIGGTHAADFVLTSDATTPVSSAGGTTTFEVTFDPSDSGLREAIISIANDDNDENPYTFSIQGTGTP from the coding sequence ATGTTGAAGAATCTCACCCGTGGCGAGAAAACCGCCCTTACAATTCTCTTGGCTTTATTAGGCATTACAGCCTGTGTGGCAATTGGCCTGATTGTGTATCAATTATCTAACTATGCCACACCGAAGGTTTCGCCTGCGAATACCCCCACACCCGTCAGTACCATTGACCCGCTCTCTTCTGGCGGTTCACTCGCTGCGCCCGGCGCGCCAGATTTGGCTGTTGAGAGTGACTCGGGGATTTCCAATGCAGATAATATTACCAATATCACCACGCCGCGTTTCACCGGAACCTGTACCGATGGCGAGAAAATCAGCATCACCAGCAGCATCAATGGGTTATTGGCCCCGGCAGATGTAGTTTGCGCGGGTGGGCATTATGATATAACCCTGACCAGCGCCCTCGGCGATGGCGCGCACAACATCACCGCAACCGCCAGCGATGCGAGTGGTAATAGCAGTCCGGCTTCTTTGGGGTTGAACCTGACGATGGATACAACCCCGCCCACAGCACCCGGAACGCCCGATCTGGCGCCCGGCAGCGATACTGGCGCCTCAAATGCAGACAATATCACCAGCGATATAAATCCGCAGTTTACTGGCATTTGCACGCAAGACGATCAGATTACAATTCACAGTTCGGTGGATGGGGATCAGTTGCCTCCAATTACCTGTGCAGTGAATGGTTATGATATAAACCTCACCAGCAATCTTTCCGAAGTCACCCACACGATTTCTGCCAAAGCAATGGACGCGGCTGGAAATTCGAGTATGTCTGCGGGCCTGATTATGACGGTCGAGACGGCGGCACCATCGGCTCCTGGCACGCCCGATCTGGCCGCGGGCAGCGACACAGGCATCTCAAATACCGATAATATCACCAACGACACCACGCCCCAATTCGCGGGTCTGTGTACATCGGGGGATGTGATTGTTATTCATAGCTCGCTGAATGGGGATTTGTCGCCCACCCGCGGTTGTGCGGATGGACGTTATGATATTACTGTGACGAGCGCACTCAGTGAAGGGGTACACTCGATTTCGGCCCGCGCGGTCAACGCGGCTGGAAATTCGTTCAACTCCCTGGGCCTGACTCTGACAGTCGACACCAGCCTACCCCCCACGCCGGGCACCCCCGATCTGGCCGCAGGCAGCGATAGCGGTATTTCGAACACCGACAATGTCACCAATGACGCCACGCCGCAATTCGTCGGCACATGCTCCACCGGCGACCGGATTGTTCTCAACAGCAGTGTTGGCGGCGTTTTATTGCCCTCCAATTACACGTGCGCGAATAACGCCTATGATATTGTGGTTAGCAGCTTGCTAAGTGAAGTTGTGCATAATATCACTGCCGCGGCCATTGATACCGCCGGGAACAGCAGTCCGGGTTCGGGCGTTTTGAGCGTAACCGTCGATACGATTGCGCCCGCCGCACCTGGCACCCCCGATCTGGCCGCAGGCAGCGATACTGGCGCTTCAAATTCTGACAATATCACCAGCGACACCACCCCACAATTTACAGGAACCTGTACGAGCGGCGATTATCTCACCCTGTCGAGTAGTACGGATGGACAGTTGAACCCCACCGATGTGCTTTGTTCGGGTGGTGGCTATGATATGACCGTAACCAGCACCCTTACCCTGAATACGCACAATATCTCGGCAAAAGCCAGAGACCTGGCAGGTAATCTCTCCACCGCGTCTGCTGCGCTGGGTATTACAGTGCAGGCCGCCACACCAACCGCGCCCGGCACTCCTGATATGCATCCGGAGAGCGATACCGGTGCATCAAATTCAGATAATATCACCAACGACACCACGCCGCGCTTTACTGGCGCTTGTGTGACTGGTGACAAGATTAATCTAAGCAGCAATCTCACCGGCGCGCTGGTGCCTGCAAACACGCTATGCGCTTCTGGAAACTATGATATTACGATTACTACCATCCTGAGTCAGGATCCGCACAGCATTACGGCCAAAGCCACCAATCCCGAAGGCTTTACGAGTTCGGCTTCCGGTGGGTTGAGCATTACGATTGATTTGATCGCCCCGGCCGCGCCCGGTACACCCGATCTGGCTTCGGGTAGCGATACGGGCGCTTCAAACAGTGATAATATCACCAGCGACACCACGCCCCAATTCACCGGCTCATGTGAGAGCGGGGCTACCGTTACGCTGAGTAGTTCGGTCAATGGAATTTTGGCTCCGACCGGAACGTGTAGCAGCGGCGCATTTGACATCACGCTGACCAGCGTCTTGAGTGAAGGCGCACATAATATCACAGCAGCCCAGGTGGATGTGGCAGGGAATGGCAGCGGAAGTTCTCCGGCTTTGGGTGTCAATATTGTCATTCCGGTGCTGCTTGTCAGCGTGTCTGGAAACACGGGCGTAGACGCGATCACGACCACGGGGGGCACACCCTCTGAGGGGCAACTTAACTGCCCGGCCACGCGTTGTGATACCGGTTTTGCCCTCGATGATACCGTGACGTTGAACGTTACCGTAGATGCGGCTTCTGGCTTTGTGGGCTGGGGCGGCGACTGCGCCGCGTTTGGCAGCAATCTGTCGGGGATTTTGACGATGAGCAGCGACAAGACATGTTCCGCTACCTTTGCGCCAACCCCCAAGCCCGAAATGGATGTGGAAGGCAATGTGGTTTCGATCGCCGATGGCGACGTATCGCCCGATGCCGCCGATCACACCGACTTTGGCAATATCAGTGTCGGCGGGCATCTTGACCGTACATTCACGATCCAGAACGAAGGCACCGATACATTGACCTTGTCGGATTTCCCCGCGGTTGTAACCTTATCTGGCTCTGGTGATTTCTCGGTACAAACACAACCGGGAAGTGCCACTATCGCCGCCGGGGGGGGCGATCTGACCTTTGTGGTGCGTTGTGCGCCCTCGGGGGCAGGCGCGCTTTCGGCCACCGTATCGATTGCCAATAATGACGCGAATGAGAATCCCTATGATTTCCAACTCGCCTGTGCCGGAACTACCGCCGCAGAGATAGATGTGCAGCGCCCGGTTGTCTCATCAATTGCCGATAACAGCACGGATGACATCGGCAATCAGGCTGTGGGAACCGTTTCTGTGCGCTATATTCTGGATAATTCGGCAGGTTCAGCTCAACTTAGTGTGAGCGCCGTTGCCGCCGATAATCTTAGCAATGCCAGCAGTTTCACGCTGATCTCATCGCTGCCGATTGATGTGCCAGCGGGTGGCAGCGACGTGCTGGATTTCACTTTCAATGTGGATGCTTTAGGCGCGTTCAGTTTTGATATAGATATTACCAATACTGATTCGGATGAGAACCCCTACGATATTCAGATTGTTGGGGTGGGAGCGCTTGCTCCCGAGATGGATATACTTGGCAACGATACGACCATAATCAGTGGCGATACTACGCCCGAGGCTGGTGATCACACTGATTTTGGCAATGCCGACACGAATGGGGCTACCATCAGCCGCACGTTCACCATTGAGAATACAGGCACGGCAGATTTGACGCTGAGTAATTCGCCTGCTGTGACAATTGGCGGTACGCACGCGGCAGAGTTTACATTAACGGTGGATGCAACTACGCCGATCACCGCGGGTAACGAGACGACCTTCACAATCACCTTTAATCCCGGCGATAGCGGTTTGCGTGAGGCTACAATTAGCATTGCCAATAATGATGGCGATGAGAATCCGTACACCTTCTCAATTCAGGGTGCGGGAACCGGAGCCGCGGCGGAAATGGATGTACTGGGGAATGGGGTTTCGATTGCCAGTGGTGATACATCGCCCGATGCCGATGACCACACCGATTTTGGCGATATTTCCGTGGCGAGTGGTTCGCAAGTTTATACCTTCACCATTCAGAATACGGGTAGTGTGGATTTGAATCTCTCCGGGACACCGATTGTCGTCATTGGCGGCACCCATGCGGCAGATTTTGTCTTGACCAGCGATGCCACCACGCCAGTATCCAGCGCGGGAGGCACAACCACCTTTGAGGTCACGTTTGATCCCAGCGACAGTGGTTTGCGCGAAGCGATAATCAGTATCGCCAATGACGATAACGACGAGAATCCGTATACATTTTCCATCCAGGGAACGGGCACGCCCTAA
- a CDS encoding GAF domain-containing sensor histidine kinase produces the protein MSFDLLFFFQSFTALITLALLVINFRKNNLHSEYGRGLFFFLLIYFLFSIGYLYTQFPLIEFRPPVILANWATYSIFLGSVLQYAIGMAIARRTGRNWYILGMLWFFVTVAAQFIPTRDGWWYALGYMGELKLLIYWMLIGGWVVFELALIVLIVKNYLQNKFPTVRNRLFIWGIAIVILLLGNAIYLFFSKEAGTLVMAAGILAIAYVVLTPRLPHLGATFRRMVNSVLLVLVEFIVFALVYLVLEIILRENLGIERAVVAAVLALALILIINPILRRIQKWVDRIFFGEEKDPRSALREFSQSISNILDLELLSAVVVDLVQEFLDVDRGILFLVEFEIGVNGQKQFHLTQSRKAPTTAFAGMLPGDCALANAWNKDRSALSYAEIQMLPRFQSLTHTTQVWLTRLNMDIYIPIHAQEEWVGLLALGPKASGASYFAEDIELLHTLADQTAVALQNTRLVESLMRVNKEFRRAYSAMEEAHTKLKRIDRTKSDFISIASHELRTPLTILSGYSQMLMEAPELQENKEYAAFLGGIYEGAQRLHEIVGSMLEVAKIDMHELALNTQPVTIAPIIEDAVQEFSKVLQERKLHLTLDESISVMPTVPGDSEALFKVFKHLLNNAIKYTPDEGSITLSSRHLPEGDARLPQGGVEIAVRDTGIGIDPRHKDLIFTKFYQTGDVDLHSSGKTKFKGGGLGLGLAIVRGIVQAHGGRVRVESSGYDEIKLPGSTFFISLPNEKKIT, from the coding sequence ATGTCCTTTGATCTACTATTTTTTTTCCAGAGCTTTACTGCACTCATAACACTGGCTTTGCTCGTAATTAATTTTAGGAAAAACAACCTGCACAGCGAATATGGACGCGGGCTGTTCTTTTTTCTGCTCATTTATTTTCTATTCAGCATCGGGTATCTCTACACCCAATTCCCGCTGATCGAATTTCGTCCCCCTGTGATCCTAGCCAACTGGGCGACATACAGCATATTTTTGGGCAGCGTGCTGCAATATGCCATAGGCATGGCGATTGCACGGCGAACCGGCCGCAATTGGTATATTTTAGGTATGCTCTGGTTCTTCGTCACTGTGGCAGCCCAATTCATTCCCACGCGAGATGGCTGGTGGTATGCGCTGGGCTACATGGGGGAGCTAAAACTGCTCATCTACTGGATGCTGATAGGTGGCTGGGTTGTATTTGAGCTGGCTCTAATTGTGCTGATCGTTAAGAATTATCTGCAAAACAAGTTCCCGACTGTACGCAATCGGCTTTTTATTTGGGGGATTGCGATCGTAATTTTGCTACTTGGCAATGCGATCTATTTATTCTTCTCCAAAGAAGCCGGAACTCTTGTAATGGCTGCGGGAATCCTGGCGATTGCCTACGTAGTACTCACGCCGCGGCTCCCGCACCTGGGGGCTACATTCCGGCGCATGGTTAATTCTGTTTTGCTGGTTTTGGTGGAATTTATTGTTTTTGCTTTGGTTTACCTGGTATTAGAAATTATCTTGCGTGAAAATCTGGGGATAGAGCGCGCTGTTGTGGCTGCTGTACTGGCGCTTGCTCTCATTTTGATCATTAATCCGATTTTGCGACGCATCCAAAAATGGGTTGATCGCATCTTTTTTGGCGAAGAAAAAGATCCTCGCAGCGCACTGCGCGAATTCAGCCAAAGCATCAGCAATATTCTTGATCTCGAATTGCTCTCTGCGGTGGTCGTAGACCTGGTACAGGAATTTCTGGATGTCGATCGCGGTATTCTCTTCCTGGTTGAATTCGAAATTGGAGTCAACGGGCAAAAACAATTTCATCTCACACAGAGCCGAAAAGCGCCCACCACAGCTTTCGCTGGCATGCTGCCGGGAGATTGCGCACTGGCGAATGCCTGGAATAAAGATCGCAGCGCACTCAGCTATGCCGAAATTCAAATGCTGCCACGCTTTCAGAGCCTCACCCACACTACACAGGTTTGGCTCACGCGCCTGAATATGGATATTTATATCCCCATCCACGCGCAAGAAGAGTGGGTCGGACTTTTGGCGCTGGGCCCCAAAGCATCTGGCGCATCATACTTCGCTGAAGATATCGAATTATTACACACATTGGCCGATCAAACGGCTGTGGCCTTGCAAAATACTCGCCTGGTTGAAAGCTTGATGCGCGTGAATAAAGAATTTCGCCGCGCGTATTCTGCCATGGAAGAAGCCCACACAAAACTCAAACGCATAGACCGCACGAAGTCTGATTTCATTAGCATTGCATCGCACGAACTACGCACTCCGCTGACAATCTTGAGCGGATACAGTCAAATGCTAATGGAAGCCCCAGAGTTACAGGAAAACAAAGAGTATGCGGCTTTTCTCGGTGGTATTTACGAAGGCGCTCAGCGACTGCACGAAATTGTTGGCAGCATGTTGGAAGTAGCAAAGATTGATATGCATGAATTAGCACTCAACACTCAACCCGTTACCATAGCGCCGATCATTGAGGATGCAGTGCAAGAGTTTTCAAAAGTACTCCAAGAGCGCAAATTACATCTGACTCTGGACGAAAGTATCTCCGTCATGCCAACCGTGCCTGGCGATTCTGAAGCGCTTTTCAAAGTTTTCAAGCATTTGCTTAATAATGCCATCAAATATACACCGGATGAAGGGTCAATCACGCTGAGCAGCCGTCATCTGCCCGAAGGCGATGCGCGCTTACCTCAGGGTGGCGTAGAAATCGCCGTCCGTGATACCGGCATCGGCATTGATCCACGCCATAAAGACTTAATCTTCACAAAATTCTACCAAACCGGTGATGTTGATCTACACTCGTCGGGAAAAACAAAATTCAAAGGCGGCGGCCTTGGTTTGGGGCTGGCAATTGTGCGCGGTATTGTTCAAGCCCACGGGGGTCGTGTACGGGTTGAAAGCTCCGGCTACGATGAAATCAAATTGCCGGGAAGCACTTTTTTTATTTCACTCCCAAATGAAAAGAAGATAACCTAA
- a CDS encoding methyltransferase domain-containing protein: MNKIILKPGREKALLRRHPWIFSGAIADVQGDPGMGETVDILDHKGGFLARGAYSPQSQIRVRVWGWEADEKVDTAFLRKRLQSAVALRSDRRQMTDDPDSVIHPPSSVRLVHAESDQLPGLIVDQYGDTLVMQILSAGAEHWRDSLADSLLELTGAARIYERSDVEVRKLEGLPVRVGPIRGDEPPELEIQENGLKFGVDVRGGHKTGFYLDQRINRARVRQLAADKEILDCFSYTGGFALNALAGGAAHVTALDVSADALALAEANRAQNNLPAEKITYLEGDVFHVLRKFRDQVRNFDMIILDPPKFAPSAAQVKRAARGYKDINLLALKLLRPGGILVTFSCSGGISAELFQKIVAGAALDAGLHIRVLEQLHQSPDHPIALNFPEGAYLKGLICR; this comes from the coding sequence ATGAACAAAATCATCCTAAAACCCGGCCGCGAAAAGGCCTTATTACGCCGTCATCCGTGGATATTTTCGGGAGCCATTGCTGATGTACAGGGCGATCCCGGAATGGGCGAAACGGTGGATATTCTCGATCACAAAGGGGGATTTTTAGCCCGCGGCGCGTACTCGCCCCAATCACAGATACGGGTGCGCGTGTGGGGTTGGGAGGCGGACGAAAAAGTGGATACTGCCTTCCTGAGGAAGCGATTGCAAAGTGCCGTTGCGCTACGCTCGGACAGAAGACAGATGACCGATGACCCGGATTCCGTCATCCATCCCCCATCCTCTGTTCGATTAGTCCACGCTGAATCTGATCAACTCCCCGGTCTGATCGTCGATCAATACGGCGACACGCTGGTAATGCAAATCCTCAGCGCTGGCGCTGAACACTGGCGTGACTCTTTGGCCGATTCACTGCTAGAACTCACCGGCGCGGCGCGCATATACGAACGCTCCGATGTGGAAGTGCGCAAACTCGAAGGCCTGCCCGTGCGCGTGGGGCCAATCCGCGGCGACGAACCGCCTGAACTCGAAATCCAAGAAAATGGCCTGAAATTTGGCGTCGATGTGCGCGGCGGCCACAAAACCGGTTTTTATCTCGATCAGCGCATCAACCGGGCGCGCGTGCGCCAACTGGCTGCGGATAAAGAAATTCTCGACTGTTTCAGCTATACGGGCGGCTTTGCGCTCAATGCGCTGGCGGGCGGGGCGGCGCATGTCACAGCCCTCGATGTTTCTGCTGATGCGTTGGCGCTGGCTGAAGCGAACCGTGCTCAAAATAATTTGCCCGCCGAAAAGATCACCTACCTGGAGGGGGATGTTTTCCATGTGTTGCGCAAATTCCGCGATCAGGTCCGCAACTTCGATATGATTATCCTCGACCCGCCAAAATTTGCGCCATCGGCGGCACAAGTCAAACGGGCAGCCCGCGGTTATAAAGACATTAACTTGCTGGCCTTGAAATTGTTGCGTCCTGGGGGAATATTGGTCACATTTTCGTGTTCGGGAGGTATCAGCGCCGAACTCTTTCAGAAGATCGTCGCTGGAGCTGCTCTGGATGCAGGACTCCACATCCGGGTATTGGAACAACTCCACCAGAGTCCCGATCATCCGATTGCACTTAATTTCCCTGAAGGCGCTTATCTCAAAGGATTGATCTGTCGTTAA
- a CDS encoding pyruvate, phosphate dikinase, translating to MSETKWVYLFKEVGQAEEYAGSWAGARSLLGGKGANLGEMTRIGVPVPPGFTVSTEACNAYLAAGEQFPDGLWEQELACMKATEQETGKKFGDPENPLLVSCRSGAVFSMPGMMDTVLNIGLNDEVAKRMVELTNDARFVYDAYRRLVHMFGSVVLNIDDEAFEEPLDAYKTQKGYKLDTEMNAEDWQALTETYKAAIKKHKGFDFPQDPYEQLKLATEAVFKSWNGKRAIDYRNAAHIAHDLGTGVNIQTMVFGNMDNSGTGVAFTRNPSTGERKNWGEYLMNAQGEDVVAGIRNAAEISQMANELPQAYADFIDVCDKLEAHYREMQDVEFTVENGKLWMLQTRDGKRTAKAAVTIAVEMVKEGLINKEEAVKRVQPEQVDTLLHPQFINEVKQAAEAEGKMFGTGVNASPGASVGRAYFDADTAERKAKEEGQDVIMVRPFTKPDDVHGMLAAKGILTSEGGATSHAAVVARQFGIPCVVGASAVRIDMEKRQFAAGDVVVKEGDWISVDGTTGEVFLGQIETVAPSLDEQTDLLELLGWADEISATEGVRDLPEGWPTRGLQVWANADYPEDARRARSYGAQGIGLCRTEHMFFEPERLPIVQDMILAGENVAVRQAALDKLLPYQRADFDGLFEAMTGLPVIIRLIDPPLHEFMPDEHELLETVIEARVKGQAVPEKEALLADIQSLHESNPMMGLRGVRLSVMMPEIVSMQVRAIFEAAADVKLRGFEPKPEVMIPLTGHVNELLFIQPKLEEIAAAVMSEKGVQFEYKFGTMIEIPRAGLTADKIAKTAEFFSFGTNDLTQFTFGYSRDDAERNFLVKYVEDGILEVNPFQTIDRDGVGQLMHVTVKKGRKTRIDLECGICGEHGGDPNSIEWCHLIGLNYVSCSPFRVPIARLAAAHAALTHRA from the coding sequence ATGTCTGAAACAAAATGGGTTTATCTGTTCAAGGAAGTTGGGCAGGCTGAAGAATATGCTGGAAGTTGGGCGGGCGCTCGCTCTCTTCTAGGTGGCAAAGGCGCCAATTTGGGTGAAATGACCCGTATCGGCGTGCCAGTGCCCCCTGGCTTTACCGTATCTACGGAAGCTTGCAACGCTTATCTCGCAGCGGGTGAGCAGTTCCCAGATGGACTATGGGAACAGGAACTGGCTTGCATGAAAGCCACCGAGCAGGAAACCGGGAAAAAATTTGGCGATCCTGAAAATCCCCTGCTGGTTTCCTGCCGCTCGGGGGCTGTTTTCTCGATGCCTGGCATGATGGACACCGTGCTCAATATTGGCCTCAATGACGAAGTTGCCAAGCGCATGGTTGAACTGACCAATGATGCCCGTTTCGTCTACGATGCTTACCGCCGTCTGGTACACATGTTTGGCTCGGTGGTTCTCAATATTGACGATGAAGCTTTCGAAGAACCCCTTGATGCGTATAAAACCCAAAAAGGCTATAAGCTCGATACTGAGATGAACGCCGAAGATTGGCAAGCGCTCACCGAAACCTACAAGGCTGCCATTAAAAAGCACAAAGGCTTTGACTTCCCGCAAGACCCCTACGAGCAGCTTAAACTGGCGACCGAAGCCGTCTTCAAATCCTGGAATGGCAAGCGCGCTATCGACTATCGCAACGCCGCTCACATTGCCCACGACCTCGGCACTGGCGTCAATATTCAGACGATGGTCTTCGGCAATATGGATAACTCAGGCACCGGCGTAGCCTTCACCCGCAACCCTTCCACGGGCGAGCGCAAGAACTGGGGCGAGTATTTGATGAATGCCCAGGGCGAAGATGTGGTCGCCGGTATCCGTAATGCGGCAGAAATTTCCCAAATGGCGAACGAGCTGCCCCAGGCCTATGCCGATTTCATCGACGTGTGTGACAAACTCGAAGCCCACTATCGTGAAATGCAGGATGTTGAATTCACTGTCGAGAATGGCAAGCTCTGGATGCTGCAAACCCGCGATGGCAAACGCACCGCTAAAGCCGCCGTAACCATCGCCGTCGAGATGGTCAAAGAAGGCTTAATTAACAAAGAAGAAGCCGTCAAGCGCGTGCAGCCCGAACAGGTCGATACCCTGCTGCACCCCCAATTTATCAATGAAGTCAAGCAAGCCGCTGAGGCTGAAGGCAAAATGTTCGGCACTGGCGTCAACGCTTCGCCGGGCGCTTCGGTGGGACGGGCCTATTTCGATGCCGACACCGCCGAGCGCAAGGCCAAAGAAGAAGGCCAGGATGTGATTATGGTGCGTCCCTTCACCAAGCCCGATGACGTTCACGGGATGCTGGCCGCCAAGGGTATTCTCACCAGCGAGGGCGGCGCCACCTCTCATGCTGCCGTGGTTGCCCGTCAATTTGGTATCCCCTGCGTGGTGGGCGCATCTGCAGTGCGTATTGATATGGAAAAACGTCAATTTGCCGCAGGCGATGTGGTTGTGAAAGAAGGCGACTGGATTTCTGTGGACGGGACTACCGGTGAAGTATTCCTTGGTCAAATTGAGACCGTAGCCCCCAGCCTGGACGAACAAACCGACCTCCTTGAGTTGCTCGGCTGGGCCGATGAGATTTCTGCAACCGAGGGTGTGCGCGACCTGCCCGAAGGTTGGCCGACGCGCGGCCTGCAAGTTTGGGCCAACGCCGACTACCCCGAAGACGCTCGCCGCGCCCGTTCGTATGGCGCCCAGGGAATTGGCCTGTGCCGCACCGAGCACATGTTCTTCGAGCCGGAGCGTCTGCCGATTGTTCAGGATATGATCCTGGCTGGCGAGAATGTCGCTGTGCGCCAGGCGGCGCTTGATAAACTGCTGCCTTACCAGCGCGCTGATTTCGACGGTCTATTTGAAGCCATGACAGGCCTGCCCGTGATTATTCGCCTGATCGACCCCCCGTTGCACGAGTTCATGCCCGATGAGCACGAATTGCTTGAAACCGTGATTGAAGCCCGCGTCAAAGGCCAGGCTGTTCCTGAAAAAGAAGCCCTGCTGGCTGATATTCAGTCGCTGCATGAAAGTAACCCCATGATGGGGTTGCGCGGCGTGCGTCTGAGCGTAATGATGCCCGAGATCGTTTCGATGCAGGTGCGCGCCATCTTCGAAGCCGCCGCCGATGTTAAGTTGCGCGGGTTCGAACCCAAACCTGAGGTCATGATTCCCCTCACCGGCCACGTCAACGAATTGCTCTTTATCCAGCCCAAACTGGAAGAGATCGCAGCTGCGGTGATGAGCGAGAAAGGCGTGCAATTTGAATATAAATTTGGCACCATGATCGAAATCCCCCGCGCCGGGCTGACTGCCGATAAAATTGCCAAAACCGCCGAGTTCTTCTCCTTCGGCACCAATGACCTGACGCAGTTCACTTTCGGCTACAGCCGTGACGACGCCGAGCGCAACTTCCTGGTCAAATATGTTGAAGACGGCATTCTGGAAGTCAACCCCTTCCAGACCATCGACCGCGATGGTGTTGGTCAGTTGATGCACGTAACTGTCAAGAAAGGGCGCAAGACGCGTATCGACCTCGAATGTGGTATCTGTGGTGAGCATGGCGGCGACCCCAATTCGATCGAGTGGTGCCACCTGATCGGGTTGAACTATGTCAGTTGTTCCCCCTTCCGTGTGCCGATTGCCCGTCTGGCTGCAGCCCACGCCGCGCTGACGCATAGAGCGTAG